The window CTGATGCAGCGGAGTATTTCAGAGCCGCTTACTATGGTTACATGTATTACATAGTTGGATAATTGTGAATGGTTTACCGTTGACCTGCAAATGCATGGCGGGATGATCTGCAGAGCTCCTACCACAGTGTATGCTGTGATTTCCTCCAATCACGTCGAAGAATCTCGATGCGCTGTTCACACAAGActcctttctcttcattttgtGTATATGCcgatgccattggcttcCATTGTGACAGGTATTTCCCTGTGACTACTTCTACATTGCtgagacaaaataaaaatggTGCTACGAACATAGATACTGATGGCGGCTCAAATGGATCAGCCAAGTCGATGTCAGCGCTCTTTACTCCCACATGTCATCGCAGCATGTTATgtgcttctttctccctaATGCTGAGCTGTATTCCATACTTATTTTCTGTTACGGGATATAATGGCGTATTTTAGAATGGATAGCCTATCATCCGACTAAACGCCTAATCATGTattcctttatttttttccGTATGCCGTATTTGCTACCAATGTGTAATCATGAGAACTTCGTATTTTTTAACCCCTTTCATGCACTGATCAGTTGACGGATTAAGCCACAACATTCCTACACCGCAATAAATCCTGGATTTTAATACGTATGCCACACTATTTCGAAGGGAGCAGCTCGAAACATGGCCGGAAAAATAGAGATCCGCATTTTCTGAAAGCTGATTTCTGGAGCTACAAGCGAACCAGATCCCGCATCAAGCCTAGACTAAGGGGAGAAGGCTTGGTATACAGATGGGAGAGATCATATGTGCTTCCCCAAGACGCCAAGAGATGAATCCAATAGTTTGGTCTTGATCTTTCGCGGGGTAGTTTTTACAAGCTGACTATTGGCCATTTTCAGATTTCCTACCCATGCCGCtgtcttggccttcttggccttcgATGTGGGGATCTGACATCCACAGGAAGCATGGATTCAATACAGAGTAGCGGGGCGCCCGAATGGTTTGCCGTCAGCAATCGAAGTTAAGAAATAACACGGGGGATTCTAGAATGCATTCCATAGTAATGGCACCAGGTCGTGCCTTCACTGTTCGACCTGGACGTCCAATAGATGATGGATCGTGCACCTTATTCGAGTTTATTAAGGATTTCTGATCTAGCGGCCAAGAATAGAGAAACTCCACCAATCAGATCACCCCTAGCAAACGATTTTGCCGGGTATGCGGCACAACGGACAATCTACATTCAGGAACATCCTAGCAGGCATTGGTGTACCTGTCAATTTGGTATTAGTGCTATATTCCACTGACTAGTTGGTCTGAAACACGATCATCACGACTTATGCTTCGGTCAGGACGATACAAGTATATAAACAGCATGGAGGTGCTCGTTCTGGCAATGTGTATCTCAACTCACCTCGATCAAGTGTAAAACGAAGTCTACTCACCGTGGTTCAGCCGTTTCTTTACAAACAATCATCATGCCTGCCCTCAAGACTCTTCTTGCCTCCGGCTTCCTGGGAGCCGCCTCAGCTCTTAACCCTAGCTGCGCTCCTGGCGGTAACTTTGATCTCAGCAAATGGTCACTCCAGCTTCCCATCGGCAACCCAGGCAGCCCGACCACTATTCCTGCTTCCCAGCTCGAGGGATGCGGCGGATACCAGGACCCTGGCCACCACTACTTCTTCACTGAGAGCGGTGATGGTGCCTTGGTCATGAAAGTGCCCGGTGCCCCCTCAAACACTGGCTGTGTTACCACGCCCAACAGCCAGCACTGCCGTACCGAGTTGCGCGAGAGCAACcccagcagctggagccccaacgccgccaacaacaagctcaCCGTGACGCTGGCCGTTGAGCAGCCAGACAACTCGGGCCACGGAACTGTCATCGGCCAGATTCACATTGATGACAGCGTCAGCACAAAGCCGGTTGCTGAGCTGTACTACAGCTCCAGTGGCGTCCTGGCTATGGGTGTGGAGCAGACTCGCTCTGGTGGCAACGagatcatcaccaccgtTGGCAACGTCCCAGTTGGCCAGCAGTTCACCTACACCATCAGCTACTCCAGCAATGTCCTCAGCGTCAGCATTAACGGAGGTGCTGCCAAGGTTCTCAGCACCTACTCTCTGGATGCTCCCGCCAGCTACTTCAAGGTTGGAAACTACAACCAGGGCAGCAGCGCTTCTGATGTTcacttcttcgccatcaacGTTTCTCACTAAGCGGTTTTCGGTATGAGTCGTcatttttaaagtaaatattacGCAGGCAAATGGTCGCTGTATATATGAAAGGGAGTCAACTAGCCTTGGATATCTCATTGTGCTGTTTCTGCAATGAGTTTTGGATATATCTACTATGAATAATGCAAATACTATTTTGAACGGGAATATTATGATGAACGCTGCCGTGACTATGAACATCTATTAAAGCCAACTAGAAAATAATCGAGCTTACTCCACCTTGAAAACTTCTTATTTTCGTCGTCGATGGGAATAATAGGTCGAATCATGTAACTAGCAGACAAATTTCTTAGGGTTTGTAAATTTGCGTCGTCTTAATTAGCCAAGTGCCCACGGAATACTGCAAATAAGGTATATACTAGTCACTGCATTACAACCGCTACCACGTGCATAAGAGACATCACGATACCCGAATGTAACATCACCGTTGGCACTTTTGCGGATCTTTGTAAACATCACGGGGAGTTCCCAAACACCTTTCAACTCCATAATGAATGTTCATCCACTGAACTCCGCTCATACTTCAAGCAAGTTTCGGAACTTACCTAGGTTCCACAATCCAGGGGCATAAGATCCACTGCTCAGCTACCGTGAGTATCCGTACATGCCGCTTCTACACAGTCGCACACTCAAAGTGTGAGAGACGATGCGTACATGAGGCAATTGACCCTCACACAATAGTGCGCATTTACTAAATGCTAGATGTCTTTCATTATAGTTGATCGACCTCTCCAAAAAAACATGTCAAGATCTCCCAATTTTATAGCGGATGCAACGGCGCGAGGCTTACATACTAGCCTACATCAAGGCCAGATCTCGGCTTTATGATCCAGCCAAGCTTCCCAGATCCAGCTTTCCCGAGCTGGAATCCCGAGCCCAAAATGCCGAGCAACTCATACGGCCAATAGTCAGCGCCTATGGAGTGCGGCACGTACAACAAAGCGCAGCTCggatttttctcttcttcccgaACTTTCCTTCACAAGCTCGCTCGGCAGCAACTTGCGATCATCATAATCGCGACAGATTCACCACTGGCTCAATTGCACGTGTTTTATTCGACCTTACTACAATGTCACCTCCCTCGGCTCCCGAAAAGCCGACAAAGGCTTGCATGTAGGTAATCCAGTCTCCTTGGCATCTTCTATTGTGCGATTCCGCCACTTCCGCATTACACATTTCACTTTCTTACGACGTTCACTATGGAGATTTGGCAACTGTTATTAGTCACTCTTCCGCTTACAATATCAACAGGACGTGCAATCATAGGAAATTGAAATGCGATGCGGCTACCGTTGGGCTGCCATGCAGCAGATGTATTGACAAAGGATATCCGGAAACATGCGCTCTTGCTTACAGACGCCGTCGAAAGTATGCGCTCATAATGCTCCCAGTCTAATTGACGGCTCCCAGTGACCGTTTTTTGATCCATATAGGCCCGCAACTACAGCCAAAGACAAACATCAAGCCTCGTATCATTCAAGTAATCGAGCTCAGTTAGCACGCCCTGCCGAAGCTAAATCTAACGACCAAGTAAGATTTGAAGCCGGATTATTCTTAGTAATCCGTATATTAATTCCCCAACAGGAACCGCACATTTGTCAAGATGGACGCATTCAAATGCCAGGATGGGATCTCATCGATGGCCGTAAAGGAGTTCATTATATGAGCGCCCTTAACCGGCTGGCTCGCAATGAACAAGCCCGCACAGCTCGTGTCTCAACGGCAAGAGCTGGCACAAATAGGCCAGAAAAAGAACATGGATGTCAAAGAACCAATCTGGTATCACATAATATGCGACTCGATGACGCAGATAAAGAATACCTTCGACAGAAAGGAGCTTTTACTCTGCCTTCTCAGACTTGCTGGTATTACCTATTGCCCTGTCCTTGCTAGACAATTCGctaattattttattagtgAAACAATGCTACGACAACACTTTATCTCAGTTTACCCACAAATTCCAGTTTTTGATTACGTGGATTTCGTGGATTCATACTTATCAGGGTCATTTTCTTGGTTCATGATGCAGGCAGTACTGGCTAGCGCGGTGCCATATACTGCCATGGAGGTCTTGATAGAATGCGGCTTCACCGATCGTTTGACAGCAttgcaattttttttttccaatgCGGTGAGATTATATGACTTCGAATACGAAGAGAGCCAGCTGGCCAAATTACAAGGATCTCTCGTTCTGAGTACTGTCCTTGTATCATACACCATGGACAAAGATTTCCGATTCTGGCACCATAACGCTGTGCGCCTTGCGGTGAGACTTGGTCTACATCAGGAGTAAGTCGCCCTCTCATGCATATACAGGGATAactaattaataaaaaaaagtcatgtcgtggaggagaaggaacCTGCCATGAAGAGTTTATACCAACGGATATGGTCCGCAATATGTGTGAGGGCTTTAAATTTTGACCCACAGATGCCGAGCATGCAAAAAGCTGATTCTTCTGCCAGTGCCGTGAAATCATTTTCTCCATCATACATTTGGAAGCGCCCAGATTGATCCAGTATAACGTTCGTCAAGCACCCGAGGTGGAATGGTGGAATACGCCTATTCCAGCATCCTACGCCTCAATCATACCATCGTGGACCGAAGGTCAAAAGTTTTACAGCAGCGAGCATATGAAACTAGCCATCATAGGTAATTTTTGTGCCTACTTGGAGACGATTTACCATGGTTGCTAAACAGGAGTAGCTATTCGCTGGCAAGACGTTTTACGCGCATTGGACAGTGAACAACCCCCAACGAGAGAAAGCATTGACGAAGAAATGTCTTGTTCTTTCGCAGAATGGAGAAAATCTATTCCAAAAGACATATCATTTAGCCGCAGGTCTTCGCAGGAGAGAGTCGATGAAATCTGGATAGCAGCTCTGGAGGCAAGCTGCTACAGGTTTGAGTGTATTTTCTACCGTTCATTGCTCCGTCGCACTCTTGCTCGCGGAATGACCGGTGGGCAAGTAGACTCCCTGAAACAGCGACTTCGGATGGCAATATTCGAGCTAGACACCATTGTCAGCCGCCTCGTGATGGCTAACCTTCTAAGGTTTGCTAATTTGAACTTGTAAGTGAGATACTGCCGTTAATTGGCGTCTATAGTACTTTGGTCTGATGAAAGAAATGTAGGCTTGGCTGTGTAACCTGCTTATTAGCACTCCATATCGAAACTGTTTTAGAGTCAACCGAGTCGCCAATTACACGATCATTGGCTGTCACGTATATTCGTCGCACCGAATTAGCTTTGCAACAGATCTGTGAAGTCGTTCCAGCTATGGAGTGCAACCTCCGTCTCCTTCACCGGTTCCTTGATCAGAAGAGGCTCGACGCGGCCTCTACCGCCGATGTAACACTGGCGGATAATCCGTTGAGCGGAGAAACAGAAGAACGAGAACCTGAACCACCGAGTCAAAATTTACAAGATCAAAGTGGCGTAAATGAACTAGAGCTACGGGCTGACATAATGAACAGCAATTTACGGCTACAGGATGAGGATACAGCCGATGATATAGGCGATGTAAATGACTGGCTCGATGGCCTAGTATGGCTCGATTATTTGAAGGACTCCAATATTTTACCTAGTTAGATACGTGATAACAATTGTAAATAAGGGTTAATTATGGAGAAGAATGCCTTGAAGTTTGCAGATCGGCCGTCGTAGCCTAaagtggtgatggcctcTCTCTTATCGCAAGCTTAGCCTTGTAGTTATACTGTCACAGCGCTACTTATCACTTTTACGACTTCGTTCTCTCTCAGACCCTTCTTTTAAGGAATCAGACGAATAAACAAACAATTCCGTATGGAGACATTTCATCGGCGTCCGGTCAGGTTGTTTACTAATACTGCCTCATCCTTCGGCTCGGCTTTTGGCTGCTCGGGAATTCAACTTTTGCACCGATAACGAAATTTGGATTTATTTTATCTCACAAATCAacttctacttcttctgtATATAATGTGTCGATGCTTCTCTTGTAACCGAATACCCTGGGACAGTTCTGGCTTACTCATAGTGCCAGCAAAAGCACAATTAGCACCAGCGTATTCACTTTACTCGTCCTTGCTTGTACGCCCGAGCCTGCCATGTCGGATACCGAACGCACTCTATATGATACGGACGAATCATCGCCTCCTCATCCTAGTACACAGACAATCGCAAACTCGAAAATCACCTATGTACGGTTTATTCTCGACCGGCCACTCATAACCCCAGCCGTATTGAGCCACCGGTATGAGGGCTTGGGAACGCCCTCAAATCCATATCTAGTCACTTGGATCGAAGATGATCCTCGCAACGCGAGAGAATGGTCTCAGGGGAGGAAAGTATTGACGACCATTATTATGGCAATGCTCACACTAGCGGCCTCATTTGTCTCGTCAACGTATTCGGGGAGTAGAAGCGAAATTATCTCCGATCTACATGCCAGCGAGGAAGTGTTTGCCCTTGGGCTTTCACTTTACGTCTTGGGATTCGCTCTCGGTCCGTTATTCTGGGCACCATTGGGCGAGTTGTACGGTCGCcaaattattttctttataaCCTACGGAGCATTCACTGCCTTCAATGCTGGTAGCGCCGGTGCTCAACATATATATTCTCTCGTCATCCTACGATTCTTTGCCGGAGCATTTGCTGCTTCGGCTCTCACAAATCCCGGAGGTGTCATTGCAGATATGTTTGACGCTACTCATCGAggcttggccatggcttTATTCGCAGCAGGGCCATTCATGGGGCCAATCCTGGGGCCTATCGTGGGCGGCTTCTTGGGTGAGGCGCACGGCTGGCGTTGGGTATCTGGATTGACGGCCATTTTCTCGGGAGCGCTATGGATTATAACTGCTGTCTTTGTGCCGGAGACATTTGCACCGTTTCTTTTACGGAAACGAGCAGAACAGCTATCTAAGTTGACCGGCCACTATTATCGCAGCAAACTTGAGGCTGGGAAAAGCGAAAAGTCCGCTTGGGGCGAACTTGCAGTATCGTTGACTCGCCCATGGGCGTTACTTTTCTATGAACCCATCGTACTACTATTGTCTCTCTACATGTCTATTACCTATGGAACTCTGTACATGTTTTTCGGAGCTATACCGATCGTATTTCAGCAACAACGTGGTTGGGGAGAAGGACAGGGAGGATTGGCTTTCATTGGAATACTTGTTGGAGTGATCTTGGCCGTCCTGTCGTCTATTCTATACCAGAGACGCTACAAAGGAATGGTACAGAAAAACAGGGCTAGTGGTGGCACAGGATCTCTCCCACCAGAAGCTCGCCTACCTATGGGCATGATTGGGGCAATAGTTCTACCCATCGGTCTAATTTGGTTTGCATGGACAAACTATCCGAGTATTCATTGGATGGCTAGCATCTCGGCGGGTGTGCCATTCGGTTTTGGTATGGTACTGGTCTTTACATCCGTCAGTGCTTATCTCGTGGATACATACATGGCCTTCGCCGCCTCTGCGCTGGCAGCCAATGTAGTTATGCGCTCAACTTTTGCCGCCGCCTTTCCTTTATTCACTGGGTATATGTATGCAGGGTTGGGAATTCACTGGGCTTCAATGATTCCAGCGTTCTTGACATTGGCTTGCGCCCCGTTACCCTTCCTCTTCTACAAGTGGGGTGGCCGTATACGGGCTCGATGCAAgtatgcagctgctgcacagGATGTCCGAAAAGCAATAGAGGAGAAATAGGTTGAAAACGAACatgtggtgttgttgctggtaACTTAGTAGATCTGGGAGAGAGCTGCGAGCGGCCCAAGTTATTAGCTGAAGAGAGATTCATGTCCACTGAGGAtttggagaaaagaaaaatacaTTGTTCCCCTCGCGATGATAATAGGGGCAACTAACTCTATAGactaataataattaaaatgATAGACACGAGATGAAATATTGTTTCCCGATGGGTTGCTGTAACGAGCCCTGAATTCGATCATTTGAAGCAGAATTGACTCCAAATGGCTTCTGGTCTACGACGCGTTCTCGCCCCATTATGCTCAGCTCCGGCCTCCGACATTGATTAGTTGAAACCCATTCTTGAACGCCTTCTCTCCACGCATCAGTAAACCAATCTCTCCCGGGTGTCTCCAGTGAAGCCAAAATACAACGATCAGCATTGGGAGAGCGTCAAAAATGTAAATAAAGGCCTCCCTGGAAAGCAGATACCCATCATTTCCTTCGACGTATTCGATAACACGGAATAGATTTCGAATGATTATCAAGATAGCAGAAACGTATAAAGTCTGGAGGTAGACTTGCCAGCGGACCTCCGGTTGTTGTGAGCGAGCCGTTGGGATCGACCGCATTCGATAGTGGAACACGCctgcgacgacgacgaaaatgGCGAACCAGATTAATTGCAGCACAAGGCCTCCAATAATGACGTTG of the Trichoderma breve strain T069 chromosome 4, whole genome shotgun sequence genome contains:
- a CDS encoding alginate lyase domain-containing protein, which produces MPALKTLLASGFLGAASALNPSCAPGGNFDLSKWSLQLPIGNPGSPTTIPASQLEGCGGYQDPGHHYFFTESGDGALVMKVPGAPSNTGCVTTPNSQHCRTELRESNPSSWSPNAANNKLTVTLAVEQPDNSGHGTVIGQIHIDDSVSTKPVAELYYSSSGVLAMGVEQTRSGGNEIITTVGNVPVGQQFTYTISYSSNVLSVSINGGAAKVLSTYSLDAPASYFKVGNYNQGSSASDVHFFAINVSH
- a CDS encoding fungal specific transcription factor domain-containing protein — encoded protein: MSPPSAPEKPTKACMTCNHRKLKCDAATVGLPCSRCIDKGYPETCALAYRRRRKPATTAKDKHQASYHSSNRAQLARPAEAKSNDQEPHICQDGRIQMPGWDLIDGRKGVHYMSALNRLARNEQARTARVSTARAGTNRPEKEHGCQRTNLVSHNMRLDDADKEYLRQKGAFTLPSQTCCETMLRQHFISVYPQIPVFDYVDFVDSYLSGSFSWFMMQAVLASAVPYTAMEVLIECGFTDRLTALQFFFSNAVRLYDFEYEESQLAKLQGSLVLSTVLVSYTMDKDFRFWHHNAVRLAVRLGLHQDHVVEEKEPAMKSLYQRIWSAICCREIIFSIIHLEAPRLIQYNVRQAPEVEWWNTPIPASYASIIPSWTEGQKFYSSEHMKLAIIGVAIRWQDVLRALDSEQPPTRESIDEEMSCSFAEWRKSIPKDISFSRRSSQERVDEIWIAALEASCYRFECIFYRSLLRRTLARGMTGGQVDSLKQRLRMAIFELDTIVSRLVMANLLRFANLNLLGCVTCLLALHIETVLESTESPITRSLAVTYIRRTELALQQICEVVPAMECNLRLLHRFLDQKRLDAASTADVTLADNPLSGETEEREPEPPSQNLQDQSGVNELELRADIMNSNLRLQDEDTADDIGDVNDWLDGLVWLDYLKDSNILPS
- a CDS encoding major facilitator superfamily domain-containing protein; the protein is MSDTERTLYDTDESSPPHPSTQTIANSKITYVRFILDRPLITPAVLSHRYEGLGTPSNPYLVTWIEDDPRNAREWSQGRKVLTTIIMAMLTLAASFVSSTYSGSRSEIISDLHASEEVFALGLSLYVLGFALGPLFWAPLGELYGRQIIFFITYGAFTAFNAGSAGAQHIYSLVILRFFAGAFAASALTNPGGVIADMFDATHRGLAMALFAAGPFMGPILGPIVGGFLGEAHGWRWVSGLTAIFSGALWIITAVFVPETFAPFLLRKRAEQLSKLTGHYYRSKLEAGKSEKSAWGELAVSLTRPWALLFYEPIVLLLSLYMSITYGTLYMFFGAIPIVFQQQRGWGEGQGGLAFIGILVGVILAVLSSILYQRRYKGMVQKNRASGGTGSLPPEARLPMGMIGAIVLPIGLIWFAWTNYPSIHWMASISAGVPFGFGMVLVFTSVSAYLVDTYMAFAASALAANVVMRSTFAAAFPLFTGYMYAGLGIHWASMIPAFLTLACAPLPFLFYKWGGRIRARCKYAAAAQDVRKAIEEK